A DNA window from bacterium contains the following coding sequences:
- a CDS encoding ABC transporter ATP-binding protein — MKPNVIEIIDLKKTYTMGENEVPALRGISLEVEKGEYIAIMGPSGSGKSTLMNIIGCLDRPTAGKYILEGLDVSTFSRDRRAEIRNEKIGFIFQNFNLLARTSAIENVELPLIYSHKNSLTDQQMRERASDCMKRVGLSGWEEHTPAQLSGGQQQRVAIARALINEPAILLADEPTGNLDTKTSEQVMEIFQRLNEEGISIALITHEMDIAEHAKRIVMLRDGEIVADQAVGNRRYV, encoded by the coding sequence ATGAAGCCGAATGTCATCGAGATCATCGATCTTAAGAAAACGTACACGATGGGTGAAAATGAAGTTCCTGCGCTTCGTGGCATCTCCCTGGAGGTTGAGAAAGGTGAATACATAGCAATCATGGGGCCTTCGGGATCCGGAAAATCAACGTTGATGAACATCATTGGATGTCTGGACCGGCCGACTGCAGGCAAATACATTCTGGAGGGTCTTGATGTTTCCACGTTTAGCCGCGACCGCAGAGCTGAAATCCGCAATGAAAAGATCGGTTTTATTTTTCAGAACTTTAATCTTCTCGCACGGACCTCTGCAATTGAAAACGTGGAGCTGCCATTAATCTACTCTCACAAGAACTCTTTAACCGACCAGCAAATGCGGGAACGAGCAAGCGACTGCATGAAACGAGTCGGCTTATCAGGGTGGGAAGAGCATACGCCTGCCCAGCTTTCCGGAGGCCAGCAGCAAAGGGTCGCGATCGCGCGGGCCCTCATCAATGAACCGGCCATTTTGCTTGCGGATGAACCCACTGGAAATCTCGACACCAAAACTTCCGAACAGGTAATGGAAATATTTCAGCGATTAAATGAAGAAGGAATTTCTATAGCTCTGATTACACATGAAATGGATATCGCGGAACACGCAAAAAGAATTGTGATGCTCCGCGATGGAGAAATCGTAGCGGATCAAGCGGTGGGAAATAGGAGATATGTGTGA
- a CDS encoding efflux RND transporter periplasmic adaptor subunit — protein sequence MSKKLLFTTIILLLIGLTFWLSSTSKRNKEPKYRTEKVEMGDVTATVTATGTLSAFETVQVGSQVSGIISKIYVDFNSKVKKGQLIAELDPTSFQAQVDQRQADLERARVETRNSQIAFERSKNLVENKLLAQSEFDVASANLQSNQASVKQAEAALRQAVTNLSYTKIESPIDGVVVDRQYDIGQTVAASFQAPTLFTIAQDLTRMQVATNIDEADIGKIQVGSRATFNVDAFSERRFEGKISQVRLSTQVVQNVVTYPVLIDVANPKLELKPGMTANVTIPVDTKTGVMKVHNAALRFRPDPEDLAEPPGKEEKGTRRKESVVYTMDAEGKLKPVSVRTSITDGNFTAIESRNLKPGQIIVVGLTTSRAMESTGGMNQQQGGRRRGF from the coding sequence ATGTCAAAAAAGCTCCTATTCACCACTATCATCCTGCTATTGATCGGACTTACCTTCTGGCTTTCCTCAACGAGTAAACGGAACAAGGAACCAAAATATCGCACCGAGAAAGTTGAGATGGGGGATGTTACTGCAACGGTGACGGCCACAGGAACTCTGTCTGCTTTCGAAACCGTTCAGGTGGGAAGTCAGGTTTCCGGCATCATCTCGAAGATATATGTGGACTTCAATTCAAAAGTAAAAAAGGGCCAGTTGATTGCAGAGCTGGATCCCACTTCCTTTCAGGCACAGGTGGATCAGAGACAGGCTGATCTGGAAAGAGCCCGGGTGGAAACGAGGAATTCTCAAATCGCATTCGAACGTTCAAAAAATCTTGTGGAAAACAAACTGCTTGCGCAATCAGAATTTGACGTTGCATCCGCGAATCTACAAAGTAATCAGGCAAGCGTCAAACAGGCGGAAGCGGCCTTGCGCCAGGCAGTGACGAATCTTTCTTACACCAAGATTGAATCACCCATCGATGGTGTTGTGGTGGATCGCCAGTACGACATTGGCCAGACTGTAGCGGCATCCTTTCAGGCGCCCACACTGTTCACCATCGCCCAGGACCTCACGAGGATGCAGGTTGCAACCAATATCGATGAAGCTGATATTGGCAAGATCCAGGTTGGTAGCAGAGCAACATTCAATGTGGATGCTTTCTCCGAACGAAGATTTGAAGGAAAGATCTCCCAAGTGCGATTGTCTACGCAAGTTGTTCAGAATGTCGTCACATATCCTGTGCTGATCGATGTTGCGAATCCGAAGCTTGAGCTTAAGCCGGGAATGACTGCAAATGTGACGATTCCCGTGGATACCAAAACCGGCGTAATGAAAGTTCACAATGCCGCGCTTCGTTTTCGCCCAGATCCTGAAGATCTTGCCGAACCACCTGGTAAGGAAGAAAAAGGGACCCGTAGAAAAGAAAGCGTTGTCTATACCATGGATGCGGAGGGCAAACTGAAACCTGTTTCTGTGAGGACTTCGATTACTGATGGTAACTTTACGGCCATTGAGTCCAGGAATTTGAAACCCGGGCAGATCATCGTTGTCGGTTTAACGACCTCCCGCGCGATGGAATCTACAGGCGGAATGAATCAGCAGCAAGGCGGCAGACGAAGAGGCTTCTAA